DNA sequence from the Odocoileus virginianus isolate 20LAN1187 ecotype Illinois chromosome 8, Ovbor_1.2, whole genome shotgun sequence genome:
CTGGACCGCATGCAGGCGCCGCCCTGATCTCCCTACCACCAGACATGGATTCGGAAGACGCCAGGGCACCCTGGGACCCCTGCGGGGCTGCAGCACCCCTCCCCCGCACTAGAGAGGGACAGCCCCTGCACTGCCCGCCCCTTCAGGACGGAAGGCCAGTGACCcaaccctcctcctcctgctcctccggGAGCACAGCGTCCTCGGCCCCGCCCCGAGCCCGGACCAGCTCGTCATCAGCGATGCTCCCGGGGCCCCGCCCAGCATCACTTCGGAGCCGGAGGGGGCAGCCGGGCCTCTGCTTCCCCAGGCGGGGCCAGGTCCTGTTCTCGGCTGGAGCGGGGCCCGGGAGGCCTCTCAGCACCGGGTCCCCGGCCGCTGCCCCCCCGTCACTTCCTGAAGGGGGCGAGCTTGTTGAAGGTGTGCCAGAAGAGCGACGGCTTCCTCTTGGGCTCGGCCAGGGCGAACACCTGCTGCTGCGGCAGGCTGCTGGGCACGGTGACGTGGCGCTGGTGGACCGGCCGCAGGCTCTGGAGCGGGGGCGCCGCGGGGCAGCCGCCGTAGCCTGGGGCGGGGGTGCAGAGGGAAAGCCACTCAGGTCACAGGTCAGCCCAAAGCGAAGAGCTCCCCCGCGTCCCCTGGGCGACCTGCAGTCACATTTCCCAGGAGGACCCCAATGGCCGTCCAACAAACCCACTCAGATGCTGCGTGCTGGACACAGATGGCCTCCCCCCGAGGCCTCACCTAAACCCCGTCCCCGGACCACCCCGAGAGGCCCCGAGGCAGGGAAGGAGCCGGAAGCCGGGAAGGAGCCGGAAGCCCGGCACTGGCGGGGCAGGAAGTGGACGCGGCGTGGGGGGAGCAGCGGTGAGACGCGCTCGGTGAGAGCCCGGCGTCGTCCGCTCACCGCCAGCTGGAGGCGTTAACTGGgtttctctgagcctcggttttccAGTCTCGGAGACAGGGGGGTACAGTGCTCACCGGGGCGGTTATGAGAGTTGGGTGAACTCAAGTAATGTGCTTAGAATCGCACCGATGGCTCATCAAAATAACTAGAACTGTTTCTCTAGAGCTGGCATTTTAAACCTGTGCACCGGTGGTTGGAAGTGAAGtcaaagtggctcagtcgtgtccgactctttgagaccccatggacgatacagtccgtggaattctccaggccagaatagtggagtgggtagacgttcccttctccaggggatcttcccaacccaggtcgcccacactgcaggcggattctttaccagctgagccacaagggaagcccactgggaagccacaagggaagaacactggagtgggtagcctattccttctccggcggatcttccccacccaggaatctaattggggtctcctgtgttgcaggcagattgtttaccaactgaactgAGGTGTAATAAATCAGCTACAGGACCACAAGCTGACTGTGATGGTCAGCAGGAGAGGGCAGAACAGGGGTTCTGGAAGATGGGCTCTGTTCACAGGCCTCCCTTGTCCCCTGGCAAGAGAGAGAGGACAACAGGAGGGAACTCAGGGAAGGGGCGACCCCGGAAACCTTAGGGCTCCTCCCAGCTGGCCGCCCTGTGGAGAATCCCTCTCTTGccacccatgcctccacaggctcagggggcagaggtgggggcctATAAGCCCCCCCCGCCCCAAGTTAAACCATCTTACAGACGCCTCTGCAGATGGGAGCATGCACTGAAGTCCATTCAGAACCAAATGCAGGTGGTTTTAAACCATCCGTTGCTTTGATACATCATTCTTTTTAACTCACACTTGTCTCCCACTCAGTGGGTCACACACACGTCACAACCTCAGGCATTTCTCCCCATTTTAATTCcaacactgacacacacacactctgaaacTCACCTTTTGACTTTCCGTGTGCTGCCTTTTGAGCATTTAACATGGCAAGTTTCTTCTGATTTTCCGAAATTTCCATTCCTGGATTTAGACACAAATGTGGTATGTATTCAAAACTCATGAAAACATTTCAGGATAAAACTTGCACCAAAACCCATGTTAACCCTGAGGTCCTCTCTACAACCAAAGCAGAGAGCCTCAACTGTTGAGGAGGCAGAAGGGGCCGAAGAGGGCGGACAAGGAGGAGGGCTATCACCTGGATGGCCACACCACCATTTCCCACGCCGGGACCCCATGCAGAGCGACCACTTGTGTAAACCCAGATGGACAGACACACAGGGCCTCCCTCACTGTCCCCCCACAAGGAGGGTGCTGGGGGAGGCCAGACCACAGGCCCTGTGAAAGCTTGGCTTCATCCCAAGCAGAGGTGACGTCTGAGCCAGGGGTGCTGGTTCCTGCACCCTGATTGCACATCACATGGACAAGGGCCAAGGGCAAGACTGAGTGGGGCCGGGTGGCTGTGCTGTTCTGGGCAGGCCCTCCACCCTGAAGCCAGAGACCTATGCAGCTGGCCGGCCTGGACCCACTGCCAGGACCCCCTCTACCTTGTGCAAAGGTAGAGTGTCCTGGGCCTTGGTCCCTCAGCATACCTGACTCCCGTCCTGACAGGCCCTAGGGTCCCCTCCAGGCTCTGGACCCCAGGCCCGCCCGGCCCTTCACCTCCTTCCCGCTCTCCACACCTGCCTGGTTCATGGAGCCAGGATGCATCCAAGCAGGAGACACCGGGCACATGCAACTGGCCAGGCAAGGTCGGGGTACCTATCTCACCCCACACATGCCTGGGCCACAGGCCTGCCGGCCCCTGGGGGACACATGCATTCTTCCCCCTCATCCGCTCATCCACCCATCCCTGTCCCCCAAGCCCCAGCTACAGGAAGCATGGCTGTGCCAAGAGGGGTACGGTCAGGCCCGTCCAGGGCAGAGCTGAGAAGCGGTCACTGCTCTGCCTGACTGGTGAGACCTGGGAGGCCTCCCATGGGTGAGAGTCTCCACGGTGGACTCGTGTGAGTCAGGGGAGACTGCTGAAGCCCCTCCTGGTTTCCAGGCAAGCTCCCCTCATGGCAGAGCAGACTGCAGCCCCTGAGGTCTGGGACTCCGTGGGCTGCAGACACCTCCCTTCACCCCACCGTCTCTGGGGCTCAGGCCCTGTCTCCATGTGGCCATCTGTGCTCAGACCCCGGCCATGCCCAGGGGTGGCTCTAGGCTGGGCTTGGAGACCTGGGTGTAGCGGGGTGGGACGTCATAAATACCAGGCCTGGCAGCTCCAGCCTGGGGGAGTGGGAGCGGAAAGACAGGAGGGGGCTGGGCAGGAAGCAGGGCTGCCTTAGCAGCCCTGagctctggggcagggagggggttgCTGGGCCCGGACGGACGGGGCTTCAAGGTGGATGCACGGTGTGTGATGTGTGGAGCAGAGCTGGAGAGCAGACGTCAGGCTTCCTGTGCCTCTCCTGGTCTGGGGCAGGGGGGAAGTTACAGGCTTGGGGGGAGTGTTAAACTCTACCGGCCATGCTCTAAGCTAAGAGCAGGCAGGgccctgggcctcaatttcctcatctgtgaaatggggacaaccACTGGACCCACAGCACCTTGCCTGGTCAGTCTTGTCAGCAAGTTCAGGAACACGAGGACCTGCGGGTGgttccccagcctcctccccgtGGGGGTGAGCGGGGCCCCAGGCTCACCCAGCGCCCGGTCCTCCTGCACCCGCCGGCGCTCGTCCCTGAAGGCCTGCAGCCACCGCGCCTTGTCCTCGGGCTTCCTGGCGCAGAACAGGTGCACCTCGTCGCCCGTCGGGCTGGCCAGCCTGAAGGCGTTCCTGAGGCCCGGCCCGCGGGCGCCGTCGCGGCCGTCCTCCAGGTCCACCAGCTCCACGGCGTCCGTGTCGGCGCGGCCGCGGTAGTAGAGCACATCCCTGCGCAGCAGGTCCTtcttgcagaacaccagctggtGGTCGAACAGGAAGAAGGTGCGCTGCTGGCTCTTGCCCTGCCGCGTGACGCTGGTCAGCTCCCCCGAGTGGATCAGCTCCGAGCTGCGCTCCAGGAGGTCCTGGCCCTGCGGGCAGGGATGCAAGCACGTCTGAGGTCGCCCGAGGGAAGGTCTCCTCCAGGTGCTGGGGGTACAGGGGGGCCCTGGCATGAACCCTCTGCAGGCGGCCAGGTACATGGGGCCCACGTGTGGGGCAGGCCCCCAAAGGCCAGTCAGACCTCGCTGACAGCCTCCTCAGGTGGGGAATTTCTTATCTTTCAGACTCCATGAGAAAATGTGAGCGAGCCCGTGTACCACCTAAGGGGTCCCCTCTAGCAGAGAGACCTGGTGAAAAATGCTGGGTGGAGGGACCCCACCGGGAGCCAAAAGGGTGGCAGGCCTGGACGGACCCTGAGAGCGCGGGGGCCCCTGCGGCTGGGCGCTTAAGCTGCAGGCAGGGGGCTTCTGAGTCAGGCAGCAGCTCCCCGCATAACCAGCTCAGGGCCTCGGAGACAAAAGGCCAGATGGCACGATGCCAGCAAGAAACTGGTAAGCTTCTGACAACAAACCGTCCCTGAGACATCAGAGTGCAAGGGTAGGAGGAAAAACATACTTCTGTAGTATTTAGTTTGGATCTAACCCAACATAACTTTACGCTATTTGCTATGATACTGGCCTTTAACATTTTATTCTCCCTTGATTCCAGTTATACACAGTATTTTTGGAGGCAAAGGATCCTGACTGTGAAATACTAGCCTGCAGGGATTCTGTGCCCCAGCTTCCTCACTCATGGAACAGGAGGCTGAGACCCAGGGACTGTGAGCACCTTGAAATACTATTTCTCTCCAGCGCTCACTGCTGTCACCCACTTTAGTTAAAAAAGTTCCACTTCCTCACTGCTTGGGGAGAGTGAGTTCTGACAGCTGATCAGAGGCGGGACGCCCCCTGCTGGATCTCATAGCCATCTGCACGTCATGGGCTTGTCCTTGGTGATGGCCAGGTGCCCATTCTGCTCCCTCACctttctgtgcctcggtttccccgTCTGTTAAATGGGCTAATAATAGTTCCTACTCCCCAGgattgttgagaggattaaatgagttcatatatTTAAAGGGCTTATTCCAGAGCCAGACATGTGTGAATCCAGTACAAGTCCAAGCTTTAGCTGCTGTCActgttgtttttataaataaaagcgtgcgtgtgtgtgtgcgtgtgtgtgtgtgtgtgcacgctggACCACCACTCAGGCTGTGTCAGTGCTACACTGCACCGCCTCACACGGTCCTCACCAGCCCTGCAGGTAACACCtctcctgcctgccccccaccTTACAGATGGAACATCCTTCTCACCCAGATCACAGGGGACACGCACTCCCACCTCCACACAACCTGCTGCTCTAGGAGCGCTCTCCAGCCGCCCTCATGGAGCCCACCATCAGGCAGGAGGGAAAAAGGGTATACCCAATAAACTGATTATTGGGTACTCTGAAGACACTCTTCAGAGTACTTCCCAGTGGAGGTGAAGGGTCAAGCATTTGACTGCTAACTTCAACAGCGTGAATCAAAACATCACACCATGGAAGCCAAGAGCAGAGAGAACCTATCACAGGTTGTAAAGCGTGTCATCCCACCAGGGGACCACaagttgggggtggaggggggttcGGTGCTGAGGGTGGCGGGCTCCAACGTACCTCCCAGCCCACAATGGACACCTGCCAGCGCGCGATCTTGTCTATGCTTTCCAGCTTGCGTTTCCGCTCATTGATCAGGCAGGCGACGTTCTTCATGGCCTCGTAGGCTGCCTTTATGTTGTCGTAATCACTGCAAGGTAAGGGGGTTAATTTTAACCATGTAACAGGCGACGGGCAAAGAGGACCCATGAGGCAACACGCTCCACCCCTGATTGTACACTGACAGCCTAGACAAGATGGCCTCTAAACAACAGCCGTTGTTCCTCTGTgagtaggctacagtccgcgtAGGCTAAGGGGGACCGATCAAATGCCAGCAGAATTTTCTGGAATAAGAATGTCATCAGTTGTTTCCCAGAAACCACAGTGAATGAAAGCAGAGGCCACAAGAACAAGTTTTAGTCACAGTGACGAGGGGTGGTTTTCATTAACAGAGACGGGACAGGCCTCTGTTTTGGCTCTGGTCCACACAGAGCTAGTCTTCCCTGTAGAGTTCTGTGACGGTCACCACTCATTCCAGGAGTCCTGATTGGCTGAGCCTCGTCTTACATGGGAGGACATAAGTGAGTTGTGTAAATGCTGACCGGCATTTCCTGTGTCCAAGCACCTTCATTTCTGGTGCTTTCCACACTGCAGTCAAACCAAACCGCTACATCCCCCTGCCCAGCAGCCCCTCAGACCCTGGAGACACTAGGAAAACAGAGGCTCTGATCTGCACACAGGCTGCAGGAGAGCCTGCGGGGGGCCAGAAGGGTTTACATGCAGGTCTTGTTCTGCAttaacactttcagttcagttcagtcactcagtcctgtccaactctttgtgaccccatggactgcagcacaccaggcctccctgtccatcactaacacTTTGGGGATGTGGAAAGCAGTCGCCCGGCTAAGAGCTAAGTCTTTTCCCCCAGCACTTTCCTGTGTCTTCCAGGACAGACACAGCCCCAGGGTCTCGGGTGGATTAGACTGCGGTCCTTCACAGCTAGGGACAAGCCTTGGGAGCAGACTCTGCTGTTTACCAAATACTCCCCACCccactgaagctctaatactttgatcacctgatgcaaagagctgactcactggaaaagactgaaagcaaaaggagaagggggtggcagagaatgaggtggttggatggcatcaccgacaatggacatgaatttaagaaacccctggagatagtggaggacagaggaacctggtgtgctgcagttcctctgttcacagagtcagacatgacttagcaaatgaacaacaacccCACCCGCATCTCTAGGCAGATCAGACCCCACTGTCTTCAGACAGAAGCAGAGCAAAAAAGAAGAACCAAGTGGCACACGGGAGTTGCCAAAATAACGGGAGCAACCCCCCCAGAGAGGGCTCCAGCAATAAGGAAAGTGTGCAAAATTACTGTTTTTCTACAAATTTTTCTGTACAATTCCAGAAAAGAGGCAGAATGTaatggtcttttaaaatatttgggtttgttttagttcagatgaggaaatggctttttgtcatttcctttaaaatggttttttttttggtgaaacaAAGTATGCAAATGCTTCATAGTGAAAAATGcccttaaaagagaaaaattagtgCTGAAGGGTGATGAGTGCACCCCTGGTATAGCTTTCCCATCTTTCAAGATATTCTGCTTCCTaagttgcatttttattttttctggttcCTCATCATgatgtctttttattctcttcaaaAAGATTTCTTCTAATTTGTGACTTGCCTGactttgttatcttttttttattaaagttttctgattttcccatcagaaaaagaaaaaaaaaaaatcacagcttctttttaatttttttcaacaaactCCTTCCTCTTAGTCCTTTCATCTTGATTCTTTAAACGAACATCATTGTCTGGGCATGTCGATAAGTGACCCTGCTCTTCCCTTCTACCTTCCATCTAATTGTGAAAAGCCCCCTTTCCCAGGCCTGTCTCTCCACAGGAGTCCAGTGGCCGAGGACAGAAGAATGACCCGTCCCCTGCAACATACAGGGCGGgcgctgcctggagaatctgactGCTCTCAAGGCAATAGACAGATGTTAAGCCGAATTGGTGGTCTGCTGCAGCAAATTCTTCTAGGCACTGTCCTCTCCTGGCTCCCTCTTCCCAATGGACCCCTGTCCTTCCGAGGGCTGCAGGCAGAGGCAAAGCCTTGTGTTGCAACACAGATGTCAGGGACAAGGTTTGGTTTTCCTAAAGACATAAGCGTTATCCTAAAGTATTGCTGGGTGACAGCCGTGTCCCCACTGGCCCTCAGCTGTAGGCTGCTGAAAACTCATGGAGGGATCATTGCTGTCAGCAAAGGGCGCCAAGCAGCCAGGCCTGTGGGGGGAGACCCTCACCCATGTCCCAGAGCTGACCAAATAGGTGACAGTTGACATTCAATCACAGTAAAATCAGACATGGTTCTGTACACGCAGGAAAACGACAAGCTGCTATTCATAAGCAAAGGATAATTTGGGGGGGGTTCTTTCGGGAGAATTCACAAATTCACAAATTCACCTCCCCAAAGGGAGGTGGAGCGTTCAATAACCACAATCAGAAGCCCTGTGCTCAGAGCCAGAGGGACAGGGTGGGCAGGCTGGTTACGGAGCAAGCAAGCACTGGACCAGAACCAGGTGGAGCCCAGCCGGACCTCAGGAAACCATGCCCCCTACTCAACACGCCCTGGAAACTGCCTGCTCCTTCAGGGGTCCTGTGTGTCCTCCCCCTCTATAACAGGACTCTGATTCCACTAGGCAATACAGTATGACGCAGGCGGCCCTCCACGTCCGAGTTTCTGCCCCCCACCTGTGCTCCGGCGCGGTGTACTTGAGCAGCTCGGCCAGCTGCAGCGGGTACTTGCAGATCTTCTGCACGGGCGTCAGCAGGAAGCCGTCCAGCGCGATGTCGATCATCTGCTGGAGCAACCGGCAGGCCTCGAAGAAGTGGCGGTAGCGGCGCTGCTGCATCAGGCCCGCCAGCTCTGCACAGGCGCCCGGGTGGTTGTTGCAGTACTCCGAGTAGATGGCGAAGCCCTCTTGCTGGGGAGAGCGTAGAGCCGCGTCAGCTCAGAAGCTCCGGGGCCCACAAGCACGGAAAACACCAGTCTCCCAACCCCCATCCCGCACAGGGGCGCCTGTAGCACAGACTCCTCCCTGTGGCTGCGGAGGACACAGCATCCCCCCTTCCCCCAAACCGGCCCCTTCCAAGGACCCCCAGAGGGGCCTCCCTGGGGGGCGGCACCCTCCGTGTCACCTGGGACAAGGTGGAGGTGTCAGTTTCTGCCCTGgctgcctcctgccccctcctctcccaggcAGGGGGGTTTCTCCCGGTGACCAGGGGAACGCAGAGCCCTGCCTCGGGGTCACAGGCCTCCTTCCTGGGCTGCACCTGCTGTCCACGAGCCTACTTCCTCCCCGCTGCCCTGCAACCCAGACTCCCTGGAGGCCCCTCCTAGCCACCTCCGAGAAATTACTCCACTAACTCCAAACCCCAGAGAAGTGAGaagacttgaaaaaaatataGACCTGGGGTATTTAGGTCAAGGTGAACCATATAAACTAATTAACTTAATTTGCAAGTGACACCTCCATCCTATGAGAagttaaacaaagaaataaaacagaaagggaCCCCTCTTCTTCGCAAAGAAACATTTCTAAATTACTTAACTGGATGTGACGTTATTAATAAGAAGTAAAAGGTGACGTACGTGCTGAAGGAAGCAGGACCCTATTTTACTCAGATGAGGTTCCTCTTTATTGTACTGCTTCTCAAGGTCTTTCAAGAACTTTCTTTGAAATCTGTAAATGTCTTCAATGTTTCCGAAAATGGTGGCCAGTTGTGCCACCGAGAACATCGCTGTGTGCTTGCGACACTGTCTGATGTAGCCCTAAAACACAGGAAAGCAAACTCTTTTCTATGAATCTAGGAattcaaagaaattatttcaacaaTACTGCTTTTGGGGCCCCAGAGCCATGGTCTTAGAGtgggctttaaaagaaaaaaaaaaaacatatatatatatatacacacacacacaattttattttttatttttggctgtgctgagtctttgttgctgcacaagcttttctctagttgcggtgagtgggagctactctcgaGTCgtggggtgcaggcttctcattgcagtggcttctcttatgacagagcatgggctctaggtgtgtgggtttcagtagtcGAGGTGCAGGGGCTAAGTTGCTCcgaagcacgtgggatcttcccggatcagggaacGAACCCGTGtcgcctgcattgacaggcagattctttaccactgagccaccaggaaagccctagagtGAGTTTTAACTAGAGAAAATTATCTTAACCTGAGATAATTATGGGCTAATTATACTTCCATAGCTAAGATGTACCCTAAATACgttaaagacaaaaggaaagagaaaacgtTAAGTGTGGTTGGATTTATAATTCAAGAAACCACAGAAAGCTTCCAGGCTATACTCATGAAACAGGTGGCTTGGTCTCAAACATCAGAGCTCAGAAATTGGTCCTGCCACACCTTCTCTAAACTCCTAAAATGCCCGGGCTCCCATCCTTAACTCCACATTACAGCCAAAAAGACCTGCCCAGCATAGACGCATTGCTGACTGTTCCCTGTCACAGGCCAGGGCCAAGGATGGCTTAGCCGGGGCTCTGCTGGTACCCGCTTTCTGCAGAAAATGACACGAACCTGGATATCTCCGACCCAAGGCTGCACTGATGACAGCCCCGCTAATTCCCTACACCCTGGATGCACGCGGGTAGGAATGGCATTAGTATGGAAAGGCCGTGGAACACCTACAGTTGTCCCCAAGTGGGCATGGTGTAACTGTACAGAC
Encoded proteins:
- the SPATA13 gene encoding spermatogenesis-associated protein 13 isoform X5, which gives rise to MVARGEMGRFWSLESLHPVSSDGGAEPSALVDDNGSEEDFSYEDLCRANPRYLQPGGEQLAINELIGDGSVVCAEALWDHVTMDEQELGFKAGDVIQVLEASHKDWWWGRSADREAWFPASFVRLRVNQEELSEGSSGGPGEEQEEDMGRARHKHPESKQQMRANVVQEIMDTERVYIKHLRDICEGYIRQCRKHTAMFSVAQLATIFGNIEDIYRFQRKFLKDLEKQYNKEEPHLSKIGSCFLQHQEGFAIYSEYCNNHPGACAELAGLMQQRRYRHFFEACRLLQQMIDIALDGFLLTPVQKICKYPLQLAELLKYTAPEHSDYDNIKAAYEAMKNVACLINERKRKLESIDKIARWQVSIVGWEGQDLLERSSELIHSGELTSVTRQGKSQQRTFFLFDHQLVFCKKDLLRRDVLYYRGRADTDAVELVDLEDGRDGARGPGLRNAFRLASPTGDEVHLFCARKPEDKARWLQAFRDERRRVQEDRALGMEISENQKKLAMLNAQKAAHGKSKGYGGCPAAPPLQSLRPVHQRHVTVPSSLPQQQVFALAEPKRKPSLFWHTFNKLAPFRK
- the SPATA13 gene encoding spermatogenesis-associated protein 13 isoform X6, encoding MDEQELGFKAGDVIQVLEASHKDWWWGRSADREAWFPASFVRLRVNQEELSEGSSGGPGEEQEEDMGRARHKHPESKQQMRANVVQEIMDTERVYIKHLRDICEGYIRQCRKHTAMFSVAQLATIFGNIEDIYRFQRKFLKDLEKQYNKEEPHLSKIGSCFLQHQEGFAIYSEYCNNHPGACAELAGLMQQRRYRHFFEACRLLQQMIDIALDGFLLTPVQKICKYPLQLAELLKYTAPEHSDYDNIKAAYEAMKNVACLINERKRKLESIDKIARWQVSIVGWEGQDLLERSSELIHSGELTSVTRQGKSQQRTFFLFDHQLVFCKKDLLRRDVLYYRGRADTDAVELVDLEDGRDGARGPGLRNAFRLASPTGDEVHLFCARKPEDKARWLQAFRDERRRVQEDRALGMEISENQKKLAMLNAQKAAHGKSKGYGGCPAAPPLQSLRPVHQRHVTVPSSLPQQQVFALAEPKRKPSLFWHTFNKLAPFRK